ATTATATCTAATCATAGAGCGATGATTTGCGTCACTCAAGTGTCATTGTTAACATTTCACAACTTTGTACCTAAGTAACTAATATACTTATCATTAAAAATACAGTATATATTAGGGTTATCTAGTTTTTTCGCTGGTTATTGATACATTATTTGGTCTATTGACCCAATTTATGTGCTGACAATCAGATGAACGGAAAAAAAATGCAGGCAATGTTTCGTTAAAAATTGTATCTAAATATAATGTTTAATGAGATTTACTTTAACTTGTAATATTAGTGATGTATAATCGCTAACGAATTCTGACTCTACGAGTTTTGATTATAATTAGTTAATCGACAGTAAACCCTTTATCTGCGTAACTTAATTATATGATGTTGTGTCAGTTATATTTCACTTTTTGGAGAAAATTATGAATCTTAAGCTAATCGCACTTTCAGGTATTATGGCTGCTTCTTTAGGTCTAGCTGCTTGTGACAGCAACAAAGAAGACGCTGTTGAAGACATCAACGATGCTCAAGAAGAGCTACAAGACGCTTCAGCTGAGCTTGATCAAGCTGCTGCTGAAGGCGAAGTTGTTGCTGACGAACAAGCTCAAGTAGCTGACGCTGAAGCTGCTGCTGCTGAAGCTGAAACTGCTGCTGCTGCTGGCGATGCTGAAGCTGCTGAAGAAGCTAACAACATCGACACTGACGCTGCTGACGCTACTGCGAACGACGCAATGGAAGCTGCTGATGACGTAACTGAAGCTACTGGCGAAGCTGCTGCTGACGCAGAAGCTGAAGTAACTGCTCAGTAATCAGTTATTTAGCAAAGATAATTGCCAGGTAGATGATTGCTTAATCAGTAATCCCTACTTTGCAAAACATAAAAAAGAGAGCCGTATGGCTCTCTTTTTTTTGCTTTGATTTTAATATCGGTCAAAAAAAATAGCGTCAGGACCTGTCTGAGACAACCAGATTCCTAAACGCTATCTGCTCTTCTGCTATCTATCCTTCTTACCTTATGTGAACGGTTATGAGCAATTATAAATGGTTTAATTGAACGGCTTCATTTAAAAATGAATTTAGGTGGCCATCTGAAGCTGCTTCTCATCCACTTGACGACGTAGCTTTTGACCGGCTTTGAAAGTAACCACACGACGTGCGCTTATTTCAACTTCTTCCCCTGTTTTAGGGTTACGGCCAGGACGGCTCTTTTTATCTTTCAATAAAAAGTTGCCAAATCCTGAAAGCTTAACTTCTCTACCCTCTACTAAGTGGGCATAAATTTCGTCAAAAAATGAATCGACCAGCAATCTTCCTTGTTGACGTGTAAACCCGAACGTATCGACTAAATGGTCGATGATGTCCGCTTTGGTTAGTGTTTCTGATTTTAATAATGTCATGACGGCTTCCTTATCGTGTAGAATCCTTTGGTGGTTATAAAAACCGGTATAGCTTATAGAGTGTGCTGAACACACTCTATAAGCTTTATTTTATAATTATAATAACTAACTTTTATACATTATGCTAAATTAAACGCACAATATCCATTTTTTATTGGCTTTTTTAATACTAGCTGTCTCTTAGCTGAGCACCGCGCTCGGATTCTAGTGCCTGAATAACTTGATCCATCACCTTATTCACCACGTCATCCGATAGGGTTTGTGCCACATCTTGCCAAATTAAAGCAAACGCAACCGAACGCTTACCGTCTGGTGTATGCTCACCTTGGTAAACATCAAATAGCCAGTGCTGCTGCAACAAGGTTCCGCCCGCTTTACGGATGGTATCCGATAACGCTTGGCGCGGAATCTCAGCATCGACTAACAGTGCGATATCGCGGCGAACTTGTGGGAATTTTGACAAGCTCTGAACCGCTTGAAGCGCACGAGCTTCTTTTAAGATTGGTGCTAAGCTTAATTGTGCTACCCAAGTCGTTGGTAGGTCAAGCTGTTGTGCCACGCTAGGGTGCAATTGTCCCAACCAACCCACAGCAACATCGTCAATTAACAAGGTCGCACTTTGACCTGGGTGCAAAAATGCTAAGTCACTGCGCTGATAACGGATACGCGAGTCATCCACTGCCAATGGCAATAACTGCTCAATG
Above is a window of Psychrobacter sp. FDAARGOS_221 DNA encoding:
- a CDS encoding integration host factor subunit alpha; protein product: MLHDKEAVMTLLKSETLTKADIIDHLVDTFGFTRQQGRLLVDSFFDEIYAHLVEGREVKLSGFGNFLLKDKKSRPGRNPKTGEEVEISARRVVTFKAGQKLRRQVDEKQLQMAT